A single window of Methylocella tundrae DNA harbors:
- a CDS encoding FMN-binding glutamate synthase family protein, with translation MNDQIRIPRTLPRYSATFDPQTMSEIRRAAATGIYDIRGGGAKRKVPHFDDLLFLGASMSRYPLEGYRERCDTSVVLGARFAKKPIELKIPITIAGMSFGSLSAQAKEALGRGASVVGTSTTTGDGGMTQEERGHSSILVYQYLPSRYGMNPDDLRRADAIEVVIGQGAKPGGGGMLLGQKISKRVAEMRTLPEGIDQRSSCRHPDWTGPDDLEIKIEELREITDWEKPIYVKVGASRPYYDTALAVKAGADVIVLDGMQGGTAATQEVFIEHVGIPILAAIRPAVQALRDLGMHRKVQLIVSGGIRNGADVAKALALGADVASIGTAALVALGDNDPHLEAEYQALGTTAGAYDDWHEGRDPAGITTQDPELAKRLDPIAAGRRLANYLSVLTLETQTIARACGKSHVHNLEPEDLVALTVEAAAMAGVPLAGTSWIPGAGER, from the coding sequence GCAAGGTTCCGCATTTCGACGACCTCCTGTTTCTCGGCGCCTCGATGTCGCGCTATCCGCTCGAGGGCTATCGCGAGAGATGCGACACCTCGGTGGTGCTCGGCGCGCGCTTCGCCAAGAAGCCGATCGAACTGAAGATCCCGATCACCATCGCGGGCATGAGCTTTGGCTCGCTCTCGGCGCAGGCGAAGGAGGCGCTGGGGCGCGGCGCCTCGGTGGTTGGCACGTCGACGACAACCGGCGACGGCGGCATGACGCAGGAGGAGCGCGGCCATTCCTCGATCCTCGTCTATCAGTATCTGCCCTCGCGCTATGGCATGAACCCCGACGATCTGCGCCGGGCGGACGCCATCGAGGTGGTGATCGGACAGGGCGCGAAGCCGGGCGGCGGCGGCATGCTGCTTGGCCAGAAGATCTCGAAGCGCGTCGCCGAGATGCGCACGCTGCCGGAAGGCATCGACCAGCGCTCGTCCTGCCGCCACCCCGACTGGACCGGGCCGGACGATCTCGAAATCAAGATCGAGGAGCTGCGCGAGATCACCGACTGGGAGAAGCCGATCTATGTGAAGGTCGGCGCGTCGCGGCCCTATTACGACACCGCGCTGGCGGTGAAGGCGGGCGCCGACGTGATCGTTCTCGACGGCATGCAGGGCGGCACGGCGGCGACGCAGGAAGTGTTCATCGAACATGTCGGCATTCCGATTCTGGCGGCGATCCGGCCGGCCGTGCAGGCGCTGCGCGACCTTGGCATGCACCGCAAGGTGCAGCTCATCGTCTCGGGTGGCATCCGCAACGGCGCCGACGTCGCCAAGGCTTTGGCGCTTGGCGCGGACGTCGCCTCGATCGGCACGGCGGCTCTCGTCGCGCTGGGCGACAACGACCCGCATCTTGAGGCCGAATATCAGGCCCTTGGCACGACCGCCGGCGCCTATGACGACTGGCATGAAGGGCGCGATCCGGCCGGCATCACGACGCAGGACCCCGAGCTCGCAAAGCGGCTTGACCCGATCGCGGCCGGGCGCCGGCTCGCCAATTATCTGTCGGTGCTGACGCTCGAGACGCAGACCATTGCGCGCGCCTGCGGCAAGAGCCATGTGCATAATCTCGAGCCGGAGGATCTTGTGGCGCTGACGGTGGAGGCCGCCGCCATGGCCGGCGTTCCGCTCGCCGGGACGTCGTGGATTCCGGGAGCCGGAGAACGATAG
- the glnT gene encoding type III glutamate--ammonia ligase has product MSTLLSEVAAERGIKNFLVSYTDLFGHMRAKLVPARAIDKMARDGAGFAGFATWLDMTPAMPDMFAVPDPDSLIQLPWKREVGWLAADLYMEGKPVDQGPRNVLKRLIAELKELGYEMRAGVECEFFLLAPDGSCIADGADKQAKSCYDQQALMRRYEVITEISEAMDELGWKPYQSDHEDANGQFEMNWEYDEALKTADRHSFFKYMVKSLAEKHGMRATFMPKPFLNLTGSGCHSHVSLWRGEDNAFEDKDGELGVSELGYRFLGGLMEHADALCALTNPTVNSYKRLSAPRTTSGATWAPNSITYTGNNRTHMIRIPEGGRFEFRLADGATNPYLLQASVLVAGLDGMKSNRHPGERSDFDMYAEPHKVNGAKKLPQNLLDALRLFESSKIVKEGLGESFVSSYAKLKHQEWQDYTRHLSDWERDHTLDC; this is encoded by the coding sequence ATGTCGACCCTGCTATCGGAAGTCGCCGCGGAGCGCGGCATCAAGAACTTCCTGGTATCCTACACGGATCTGTTCGGCCACATGCGCGCCAAGCTGGTGCCGGCGCGGGCGATCGACAAGATGGCGCGCGACGGCGCGGGCTTTGCGGGCTTTGCGACCTGGCTCGATATGACGCCCGCCATGCCGGACATGTTCGCGGTGCCGGATCCGGACAGCCTCATCCAGCTGCCGTGGAAGCGGGAAGTCGGCTGGCTCGCCGCCGATCTCTACATGGAAGGCAAGCCGGTCGATCAGGGCCCGCGCAATGTGCTGAAGCGCCTCATCGCCGAACTGAAAGAGCTTGGCTATGAGATGCGGGCCGGCGTCGAATGCGAGTTTTTCCTGCTCGCGCCCGACGGCTCCTGCATCGCGGACGGCGCCGACAAGCAGGCGAAGTCCTGCTATGACCAGCAGGCGCTGATGCGGCGCTATGAGGTCATCACCGAGATCTCGGAAGCGATGGACGAGCTCGGCTGGAAGCCCTATCAGAGCGACCATGAGGACGCCAACGGGCAGTTCGAGATGAACTGGGAATATGACGAGGCGCTGAAGACCGCCGACCGGCACTCCTTCTTCAAATATATGGTGAAGTCGCTGGCCGAGAAACACGGCATGCGGGCGACCTTCATGCCGAAGCCGTTCCTCAATCTGACCGGCTCTGGATGCCACTCGCATGTGTCGCTCTGGCGCGGCGAGGACAACGCCTTTGAAGACAAGGACGGCGAGCTTGGCGTCTCGGAGCTCGGCTACCGTTTCCTCGGCGGCCTGATGGAGCACGCCGACGCGCTCTGCGCCCTCACCAATCCGACGGTCAACTCCTACAAGCGCCTCAGCGCGCCGCGCACCACCTCCGGCGCGACCTGGGCGCCGAACTCGATCACCTACACCGGCAACAACAGGACGCATATGATCCGCATTCCCGAAGGCGGACGCTTCGAGTTCCGCCTCGCCGACGGCGCGACGAATCCCTATCTGCTGCAGGCCAGCGTCCTCGTCGCCGGCCTTGACGGAATGAAGAGCAACCGTCATCCGGGCGAGCGCTCCGACTTCGACATGTACGCCGAGCCGCACAAGGTCAATGGCGCGAAGAAGCTGCCGCAGAATCTGCTCGACGCGCTCCGTCTCTTCGAATCCTCCAAGATCGTCAAGGAGGGCCTTGGCGAGTCCTTCGTCAGCTCCTACGCCAAGCTCAAGCACCAGGAATGGCAGGACTATACGCGCCATCTCAGCGACTGGGAGCGCGACCACACGCTGGATTGCTGA
- a CDS encoding sarcosine oxidase subunit beta family protein produces the protein MTFSGFELLKNALNGGAGWTPHWRKAQPKAAYDVIVIGGGGHGLATAHYLAREFGIRDVAVIEKGWIGSGNAGRNTTIIRSNYLLAGNIPFYELGMKLWEGLEQDLNYNAMVSQRGVLNLCHSDAQRDAFARRGNAMRLNGVDAELLDREGVRKMAPYLDFDNARFPVQGGLLQRRGGTARHDAVVWGYARAADRRGVDIVENCEVTGLRQENGKIIGVETTRGFIGARRVGVSVAGNSSRVASLAGLRLPIESYALQAFVSESLKPVIDCVVTFGAGHFYISQSDKGSLVFGGDLEPYPSYAQRGSLAIFADVAENAMALMPMLGRLRILRSWGGLMDMSMDGSPIIDRTPVDGLFFNGGWCYGGFKATPAAGFCFAHLIAKGEPHPAAAAYRLDRFESGRVIDEKGAGPSPNLH, from the coding sequence ATGACATTCTCCGGCTTTGAGCTTTTGAAGAACGCGCTGAACGGCGGCGCCGGCTGGACGCCGCACTGGCGCAAGGCGCAGCCGAAGGCGGCCTATGACGTGATTGTCATCGGCGGCGGCGGCCACGGCCTCGCCACCGCCCATTATCTCGCCAGGGAATTCGGAATCCGCGACGTCGCGGTGATCGAAAAAGGCTGGATCGGCTCCGGCAACGCCGGACGCAACACGACGATCATCCGGTCGAACTATCTGCTTGCCGGCAACATCCCTTTTTATGAACTCGGCATGAAATTGTGGGAGGGGCTGGAGCAGGACCTCAACTACAACGCCATGGTGTCGCAGCGCGGCGTGCTCAACCTCTGTCACAGCGACGCGCAGCGCGACGCTTTCGCGCGGCGCGGCAACGCCATGCGGCTCAATGGCGTCGACGCGGAGCTGCTCGACCGCGAGGGCGTGCGGAAAATGGCGCCCTATCTCGATTTCGACAACGCCCGCTTCCCGGTGCAGGGCGGCCTGCTGCAGCGGCGCGGCGGCACGGCGCGCCACGACGCCGTGGTGTGGGGCTATGCGCGCGCCGCCGACCGGCGCGGCGTCGACATCGTGGAGAACTGCGAAGTCACCGGCCTCAGGCAGGAGAACGGCAAGATCATCGGCGTCGAGACGACGCGAGGCTTTATCGGCGCGCGGCGCGTCGGCGTCTCGGTCGCCGGCAACTCGTCCCGCGTGGCCTCGCTCGCCGGACTGCGGCTGCCGATCGAAAGCTATGCGTTGCAGGCCTTTGTGTCCGAAAGCCTGAAGCCGGTGATCGACTGCGTCGTCACTTTCGGCGCCGGGCATTTTTACATCTCGCAATCGGACAAGGGCAGCCTCGTCTTCGGCGGCGATCTTGAGCCCTATCCGTCCTATGCGCAGCGCGGCAGCCTCGCAATCTTCGCCGACGTCGCCGAAAACGCCATGGCCCTGATGCCGATGCTCGGGCGCCTGCGCATTCTGCGCAGCTGGGGCGGCCTCATGGACATGAGCATGGACGGCTCGCCGATCATCGACAGGACGCCGGTCGACGGGCTGTTCTTCAATGGCGGCTGGTGCTACGGCGGCTTCAAGGCGACGCCGGCGGCGGGCTTCTGCTTCGCGCATCTGATCGCCAAAGGCGAGCCGCATCCGGCCGCCGCGGCCTACCGGCTCGACCGTTTCGAAAGCGGCCGCGTCATCGATGAAAAGGGCGCCGGTCCGTCGCCCAATCTGCATTGA
- a CDS encoding sarcosine oxidase subunit delta, producing the protein MLIQCPYCGPRDLAEFAVNGEAVARPGADGGLDSAASRAAFATAVYLRDNPAGLHREHWFHAAGCQSWLLIERDTRTHDILKVEATRAPEQAS; encoded by the coding sequence ATGCTGATCCAGTGTCCCTATTGCGGGCCGCGCGACCTTGCCGAGTTCGCGGTCAATGGCGAAGCCGTGGCGCGGCCCGGCGCCGACGGCGGCCTCGACAGCGCCGCGAGCCGCGCCGCCTTCGCCACGGCCGTCTATCTGCGCGACAACCCGGCCGGGCTCCACCGCGAACATTGGTTCCACGCGGCGGGATGCCAGAGCTGGCTTCTCATCGAGCGCGACACGCGCACGCACGACATTTTGAAGGTCGAGGCGACGCGGGCGCCGGAGCAGGCGTCATGA
- a CDS encoding sarcosine oxidase subunit alpha family protein: MSGGGFRLGSGGLIDRSRPLSFTFDGRSYQGCAGDTLASALLANGVRVVGRSFKYHRPRGVLSAGHEEPNALVELRSGARREPNVKATTIELYDGLVASSQNRWPSLGFDVMALNGLLKPVFAAGFYYKTFMWPASFWEKIYEPVIRRAAGLGRASALEDPDSYEHSNAHCDLLVAGGGGAGLMAALTAGRSGAKVILCEDQPRLGGRLLDERESVGGQPAAQWVNSVAAELAAMPNVRVFSRASVVAAFDGGVFAALERVADHLPEPPPFTPRQRFWRIAARRAIIATGASERPLAFPDNDRPGIMLAGAVRSYLNRFGVAAGRQIAVYTATDDGWLTARDLIKAGLPPVVVIDAREKAPAEFADVAKAVPVVLNGAVVATQGRKGLSAITVKGSGAAQNFAVDALAVSGGFNPSIQLASCFRGRPAWSDKIQAFLAPGVDGLHMAGAAAGVFAPGEALKSGADAGSAALQALGLPVKPVELPAIRHSAAGSAPAWWRPGRGGDARVFVDFQHDVTASDVILAHREGYRSVEHLKRYTTLGMATDQGRTANLDALAIMAQLTGQSIPQTGVTLARPPVVPVALGAVAGAHRRGAFKPLRETPIHAYALERGAPFVDAGQWKRPQYFPLAGDADLLATANREVNAVRSGVGVTDVSTLGKVEVEGPDAAKFLDLVCAMRPSAIKVGRCGYLIMLREDGFLKDDGMFARFAEDRYVAYVSTAHAAPVYRHMQYCRQVLWPELDVNLTAVTDGWAQLAIAGPKSPAVLQALVDAPVLITQADFPPMRAAEITICGGVPARLCALSFSGERSFELGVPAGFGDALIRRVMAVGEPYGVVAYGSEAMGVMRIEKGHPAGGEINGQTTAYDLGMARALAKDKDHVGRVLCAREALVDPARPRLVGVRPLDPGQRIRSGAHIIPAGAVPGAETDLGWISSACWSPTLSSWIGLALASGGPDRIGEKVRVYDPLRGGDVAAEIVASCFVDPKGERSRV; the protein is encoded by the coding sequence ATGAGCGGCGGCGGCTTCAGGCTGGGCTCCGGCGGCCTCATCGACCGCTCGCGCCCGCTGTCCTTCACATTCGACGGCAGGAGCTATCAAGGCTGCGCCGGCGACACGCTGGCCTCGGCGCTGCTCGCCAATGGCGTGCGCGTCGTCGGCCGCTCGTTCAAATATCATCGTCCGCGCGGCGTGCTCTCGGCGGGGCACGAGGAGCCGAACGCGCTCGTCGAACTGCGCTCCGGCGCGCGCCGCGAACCCAACGTCAAGGCGACGACGATCGAACTCTACGACGGCCTTGTCGCGTCGAGCCAGAACCGCTGGCCCTCGCTCGGCTTCGACGTCATGGCGCTGAACGGCCTGTTGAAGCCGGTGTTCGCGGCGGGCTTCTACTACAAGACCTTCATGTGGCCGGCGTCCTTCTGGGAAAAAATCTATGAGCCGGTCATTCGCCGCGCCGCCGGGCTCGGCCGCGCCAGCGCGCTCGAAGATCCGGACAGCTATGAGCATTCGAACGCCCATTGCGACCTGCTTGTCGCCGGCGGCGGCGGCGCCGGGCTGATGGCGGCGCTGACCGCCGGGCGATCGGGCGCGAAAGTCATTCTCTGCGAGGATCAGCCACGCCTTGGCGGCCGGCTTCTCGATGAGCGCGAGAGCGTCGGCGGCCAGCCGGCCGCCCAATGGGTGAACTCCGTCGCCGCCGAACTCGCCGCCATGCCGAATGTCCGCGTTTTTTCGCGCGCCAGCGTCGTCGCGGCTTTTGACGGCGGCGTGTTCGCGGCGCTGGAGCGGGTCGCCGACCATCTGCCGGAGCCGCCGCCCTTCACGCCGCGCCAGCGCTTCTGGCGCATCGCCGCCCGCCGCGCCATTATCGCGACGGGCGCGAGCGAGCGGCCTTTGGCGTTCCCGGACAATGACCGGCCGGGGATCATGCTGGCCGGCGCCGTGCGGTCTTATCTCAACCGCTTCGGCGTCGCCGCGGGCCGCCAAATCGCGGTCTATACGGCGACCGACGACGGCTGGCTCACCGCGCGCGACCTCATCAAGGCGGGGCTCCCTCCGGTCGTCGTCATCGACGCGCGCGAAAAGGCGCCGGCGGAGTTCGCCGATGTGGCGAAGGCCGTTCCCGTCGTGCTCAATGGCGCCGTCGTCGCCACGCAAGGGCGCAAAGGCCTCAGCGCCATTACGGTCAAAGGATCGGGCGCCGCGCAAAACTTCGCCGTCGACGCGCTCGCCGTCTCGGGCGGCTTCAACCCCTCTATTCAGCTTGCGAGCTGTTTTCGCGGCCGTCCGGCCTGGTCCGACAAGATCCAGGCGTTCCTCGCCCCTGGCGTCGACGGCCTTCACATGGCGGGGGCGGCGGCCGGCGTCTTCGCGCCGGGCGAGGCGCTGAAAAGCGGCGCCGACGCGGGCTCTGCGGCCCTGCAGGCGCTCGGCCTCCCGGTCAAGCCGGTCGAGCTTCCCGCCATCCGGCACAGCGCGGCGGGATCAGCGCCCGCCTGGTGGCGGCCGGGCCGGGGCGGGGACGCCAGGGTGTTCGTCGATTTCCAGCACGACGTCACCGCCTCCGACGTCATCCTCGCCCATCGCGAAGGCTATCGCTCGGTCGAACATCTGAAGCGCTATACGACGCTCGGCATGGCGACCGACCAGGGCCGCACCGCAAACCTCGACGCGCTCGCCATCATGGCGCAGCTGACCGGCCAGTCGATCCCGCAGACCGGCGTCACGCTGGCGCGCCCGCCGGTGGTTCCGGTCGCCCTCGGCGCCGTCGCCGGCGCGCACCGGCGCGGCGCCTTCAAGCCTTTGCGCGAGACGCCGATCCACGCCTATGCGCTGGAGCGCGGCGCGCCCTTCGTCGACGCCGGCCAGTGGAAGCGGCCGCAGTATTTTCCGCTCGCCGGCGACGCGGATCTTCTGGCGACGGCCAACCGCGAGGTGAATGCGGTGCGCTCAGGCGTCGGCGTGACCGACGTCTCGACCCTCGGCAAAGTCGAGGTCGAGGGGCCGGACGCGGCAAAGTTCCTCGATCTCGTCTGCGCCATGCGCCCGTCGGCGATCAAGGTCGGGCGCTGCGGCTATCTCATCATGCTGCGCGAGGACGGCTTCCTCAAGGACGACGGCATGTTCGCCCGCTTCGCCGAGGACAGATATGTCGCCTATGTCTCGACGGCGCACGCGGCGCCGGTCTACCGGCACATGCAATATTGCCGGCAGGTGCTGTGGCCGGAGCTCGACGTCAACCTCACGGCGGTCACCGACGGCTGGGCGCAGCTCGCCATCGCCGGGCCGAAATCCCCGGCGGTGCTGCAGGCGCTCGTCGACGCGCCGGTGTTGATCACCCAGGCGGATTTTCCGCCGATGCGGGCGGCCGAGATCACGATCTGCGGCGGCGTTCCGGCGCGCCTTTGCGCGCTGTCCTTCTCCGGCGAGCGCTCCTTCGAGCTTGGCGTTCCGGCGGGCTTTGGCGACGCGCTGATCCGCCGCGTCATGGCGGTCGGCGAACCTTATGGCGTCGTCGCCTATGGCAGCGAGGCGATGGGCGTGATGCGCATCGAAAAAGGCCATCCCGCCGGCGGCGAGATCAACGGCCAGACCACCGCCTATGATCTCGGCATGGCGCGCGCGCTCGCCAAGGACAAGGATCATGTCGGCCGCGTCCTTTGCGCGCGCGAGGCGCTCGTCGATCCGGCCCGGCCGCGCCTCGTCGGCGTCAGGCCGCTCGATCCCGGTCAACGCATTCGCAGCGGCGCGCATATCATCCCGGCCGGCGCCGTTCCTGGCGCCGAAACGGATCTTGGCTGGATCAGCTCGGCCTGCTGGTCGCCAACGCTGTCCTCCTGGATCGGCCTCGCCCTGGCGTCGGGCGGCCCGGACCGGATCGGCGAAAAAGTGCGCGTTTACGATCCCCTTCGCGGCGGCGACGTCGCGGCCGAAATCGTCGCCTCCTGCTTCGTTGATCCGAAAGGCGAGCGCTCCCGTGTCTGA
- a CDS encoding sarcosine oxidase subunit gamma, which translates to MSDPFATSHAAGAAAGLALELTPHYFRAGRFGAPAPAPGVTLELVAGEDRFNIEARRGRTAELIAAIGAAFGQAPADGPQTVEAGGFSFVGVGPSRWHAIARGKDRAPRRAALIAAARDLATVVDVSHGFTAFRLSGPRAADALVKLVRLDLDPAAFPPGAAAATELHGMSVQLRRTTAGHAYECAVARSFAASLYNALIHASHQYAVWVDLAEEV; encoded by the coding sequence GTGTCTGACCCCTTTGCAACATCTCATGCGGCCGGCGCCGCGGCCGGGCTCGCCCTGGAACTGACGCCGCATTATTTTCGCGCCGGACGTTTTGGCGCGCCGGCGCCGGCGCCCGGCGTGACGCTGGAGCTGGTCGCCGGGGAGGACCGCTTCAACATCGAGGCGCGCCGCGGCAGGACGGCGGAGCTCATCGCGGCGATCGGCGCGGCGTTCGGACAGGCGCCGGCCGACGGCCCGCAAACCGTCGAGGCGGGCGGCTTTTCCTTCGTCGGCGTCGGCCCGTCGCGCTGGCACGCCATTGCGCGCGGAAAAGACCGCGCCCCGCGCCGCGCCGCGCTGATCGCGGCGGCGCGCGATCTCGCGACCGTCGTCGACGTCTCGCACGGCTTCACGGCGTTCAGGCTCAGCGGACCGCGCGCCGCCGACGCGCTCGTCAAGCTCGTCCGCCTCGACCTCGACCCGGCCGCCTTCCCGCCAGGCGCCGCCGCCGCCACCGAGCTGCACGGCATGAGCGTCCAGCTCCGCCGCACAACCGCCGGCCACGCCTATGAATGCGCCGTCGCCCGAAGCTTCGCCGCAAGCCTCTACAACGCACTCATCCACGCCAGCCACCAATACGCCGTTTGGGTCGACCTCGCAGAAGAGGTTTGA
- a CDS encoding xanthine dehydrogenase family protein molybdopterin-binding subunit, with the protein MTHDHSFSRAASVEEPAGGEIVNVSRRGLLGGMGALVLAVSLPRAAKAEEAKPKAFGADGMPHGWQDNPKVFVSIADDGAVTITCPRSDMGQGVRTGWAIMIADELEADWAKVHVKQAEGDEARYGNQDTDGSRSTRHFFMHMRHAGAAARLMLIEAAAKQWGVPLGEIKAENSVVTHAKSGRSLGYGALAKAASELPVPARESVVLKDPKDFRYIGKGTLGIVDNRAITTGAALYAADKSFDGMLYAVVARPAVFGGTVKSFDAAETLKVPGVVKVIQIAPPSAPVKFQPLGGVAVIAKSTWAAMKGREKLNIVWDDGPNAAYDSTAFRAELEKAARKPGKVVRSQGDVDAAFATAAKRVSAEYYVPHLAQAPMEPMAAVARITDGHCDIWTSVQAPQAARTLVAGQLGVGEENVTVNVSLLGGGFGRKSKPDYVVEAALCSKAMDGAPVKLQWTREDDIHHGFYHTVSVERLEASLDEKGFPTGWLHRSVAPTIASIFAAGADHEQPFELGMGLVNMPFAIPNVRMENPEAPAHVRIGWFRSVSNIPHAFAIQSFVAELAHAAGRDPKDYLLELIGPARVIDPTSLGDGWNHGEDPKLYPIDTGRLRRVIETASSAIGWGRKMPKGRGLGVAGHYSFVTYTAVAAEVAVDDKGVITIPRVDIAIDCGPQVNPERIRSQMEGAVVMGMGLALTAEISFKDGRAQQNNFDGYEITRIDAAPREINVHLLPLADYNHVLGGVGEPGVPPVAPAIVNAIFAATGRRVRQLPIRDQLKA; encoded by the coding sequence ATGACCCATGACCATTCCTTCTCCCGGGCCGCCTCGGTCGAAGAGCCAGCCGGCGGCGAGATCGTCAACGTCAGCCGGCGCGGCCTGCTTGGCGGCATGGGCGCCCTGGTGCTCGCCGTGTCGCTGCCGCGCGCCGCTAAAGCGGAAGAAGCCAAGCCCAAGGCGTTTGGGGCCGACGGCATGCCGCACGGCTGGCAGGACAACCCCAAAGTCTTCGTCTCGATCGCTGATGACGGCGCCGTCACCATCACCTGCCCGCGCTCCGATATGGGGCAGGGCGTCCGCACAGGCTGGGCGATCATGATCGCCGATGAACTCGAGGCCGATTGGGCGAAGGTCCATGTGAAGCAGGCCGAGGGCGATGAAGCCAGATATGGCAATCAGGACACTGACGGCTCGCGTTCGACGCGTCATTTCTTCATGCATATGCGCCATGCCGGCGCGGCTGCGCGCCTGATGCTGATCGAGGCCGCCGCCAAGCAATGGGGCGTTCCGCTGGGCGAAATCAAGGCCGAGAACAGCGTCGTCACCCATGCCAAATCCGGCCGGAGCCTCGGCTATGGCGCGCTCGCCAAGGCGGCGTCCGAATTGCCGGTCCCGGCGCGGGAGTCCGTCGTCCTTAAGGACCCCAAGGATTTTCGTTATATCGGCAAGGGGACGCTCGGGATTGTCGATAACCGCGCCATCACGACCGGCGCGGCGCTCTACGCGGCCGACAAGAGCTTTGATGGCATGCTTTACGCCGTCGTCGCCCGGCCGGCGGTGTTTGGCGGCACGGTCAAAAGCTTCGACGCCGCCGAGACGCTGAAGGTTCCCGGCGTCGTCAAGGTGATCCAGATCGCTCCGCCGTCGGCGCCGGTCAAGTTCCAGCCGCTCGGCGGCGTCGCCGTCATCGCCAAAAGCACCTGGGCGGCGATGAAGGGGCGCGAAAAGCTCAACATCGTGTGGGACGACGGGCCAAACGCCGCCTATGACTCGACCGCCTTCCGCGCCGAGCTCGAGAAGGCCGCGCGCAAGCCCGGCAAGGTGGTTCGCTCCCAGGGCGACGTCGACGCGGCCTTCGCGACGGCGGCCAAGCGCGTGTCAGCGGAATATTACGTGCCCCATCTCGCGCAGGCGCCGATGGAGCCCATGGCCGCCGTCGCGCGGATCACTGACGGTCATTGCGACATATGGACTTCGGTTCAGGCGCCGCAGGCCGCGCGCACGCTCGTCGCCGGCCAGCTCGGCGTCGGCGAAGAGAATGTGACCGTCAATGTCAGTCTGCTCGGCGGCGGCTTCGGCCGCAAATCAAAGCCTGATTATGTGGTCGAAGCCGCTTTGTGCAGCAAGGCGATGGACGGCGCCCCCGTCAAGCTGCAATGGACGCGCGAAGACGATATCCATCACGGCTTCTATCACACCGTCTCGGTCGAACGTCTCGAAGCATCGCTGGACGAAAAGGGCTTTCCGACCGGCTGGCTGCATCGCAGCGTCGCGCCGACAATCGCCTCGATCTTCGCGGCGGGCGCGGACCATGAACAGCCGTTCGAACTCGGCATGGGCCTTGTCAATATGCCCTTCGCCATTCCGAATGTCCGGATGGAAAACCCGGAGGCGCCGGCCCATGTCCGCATCGGCTGGTTCCGCTCGGTGTCGAACATTCCGCACGCCTTCGCGATTCAGTCATTCGTGGCGGAACTTGCGCATGCGGCCGGGCGCGATCCGAAAGACTATCTGCTCGAGCTCATCGGCCCGGCGCGCGTCATCGATCCGACCAGCCTCGGCGACGGGTGGAACCACGGCGAAGATCCGAAACTCTATCCGATCGACACCGGCCGCCTGCGCCGCGTGATCGAGACGGCGTCCAGCGCGATCGGCTGGGGCCGCAAGATGCCGAAGGGCCGCGGCCTCGGCGTCGCCGGGCACTATAGTTTCGTGACCTATACCGCCGTCGCGGCGGAAGTCGCGGTCGACGATAAAGGCGTCATCACGATCCCCCGCGTCGATATTGCGATCGACTGCGGCCCGCAGGTCAATCCCGAACGCATCCGCTCTCAGATGGAAGGCGCGGTGGTGATGGGCATGGGTCTCGCGCTCACCGCCGAGATCAGCTTCAAGGACGGCCGTGCGCAGCAGAACAATTTCGATGGCTACGAGATCACCCGCATCGACGCGGCTCCCAGGGAGATCAACGTCCACCTGCTGCCGCTCGCCGATTACAACCATGTGCTCGGCGGCGTCGGGGAGCCCGGCGTGCCGCCGGTCGCGCCGGCGATCGTCAACGCGATCTTCGCGGCGACGGGACGGCGTGTGAGGCAGCTGCCGATTCGCGACCAGCTGAAAGCGTAA
- a CDS encoding (2Fe-2S)-binding protein has translation MIKTTVNGKARTFDGDPDTPLLWYLRDELGLTGTKFGCGQALCGACTIHLGGTATRACATPISSAEGQQITTIEGLSPDGNHPVQIAWRELNVAQCGYCQAGQIMQAASLLKESPKPTDEEIDNGMSGNLCRCGTYPRIRAAIKQAANAAANSSKGGL, from the coding sequence ATGATCAAGACGACGGTGAACGGCAAAGCGCGAACCTTCGACGGCGATCCGGACACGCCGCTGCTTTGGTATCTGCGTGACGAACTCGGCCTGACCGGAACGAAATTCGGCTGCGGACAGGCCCTATGCGGCGCCTGCACCATCCATCTCGGCGGAACGGCCACGCGCGCCTGCGCCACCCCCATATCCAGCGCGGAAGGCCAACAGATCACGACGATCGAGGGGCTTTCTCCTGACGGCAATCATCCTGTCCAGATCGCCTGGCGCGAGCTGAACGTCGCCCAGTGCGGCTATTGCCAGGCCGGCCAGATCATGCAGGCCGCATCGCTCCTCAAGGAGTCGCCAAAGCCCACGGATGAAGAGATCGACAATGGGATGAGCGGCAATCTGTGCCGCTGCGGAACCTATCCACGCATCCGCGCGGCGATCAAGCAGGCCGCCAATGCAGCGGCGAATTCCAGCAAAGGAGGGCTGTGA